AGCACGAGCAGGCCAAGCCCCACAGCGACCTCGCTAGCAGCGATGGCAACTATAAAAAATGCAACTATTTGCCCGGTTAGATCAAAGTGGTATTTTGAAATGGCAGCAAGTGCGATATTTGCCGAGTTTAGTAAAATTTCACTTGAGAAAAATAGCATGATCAAATTTCTTCTTCGCATTATGCCAATTAGCCCTATGACAAAGACCAGACTTGCAAGGATGAGGTAGTGAGTAAGCCCTATCATAGCATCTCCTCTAGCGTATTTTGAGTATTTAGGTCTTTATGTATCAAGATAATGCCAGCAACCATTGCCACGAGAAGCATTACAGCACACATCTCAAAAGCGATTAAATACTTGCTAAAAAGCAAAATTCCAATAGCCTCGATATTGCC
This genomic interval from Campylobacter concisus contains the following:
- the nuoK gene encoding NADH-quinone oxidoreductase subunit NuoK, whose amino-acid sequence is MIGLTHYLILASLVFVIGLIGIMRRRNLIMLFFSSEILLNSANIALAAISKYHFDLTGQIVAFFIVAIAASEVAVGLGLLVLWYKKTGSISLESMTNMKG